The sequence TGGCTGGTGGATCTGCTGCTCTCTCTCTGCTCATGACCCATTTTGGCTTTCATCAAGAATCATGACACCAGCTGCCTGGGTCATCtaggaggcagggagggggagagcaaCCCTGGGCTGGAaagggaagtggggaaggagaagaggaggaggaggaggaggaggaggaagggggaggataGAAAGACagagggggggggagagagagttGCTTTGCTCCAGTTGTGAAGATTTGAATCCCAGTTCCGAGCTCTCGGCAAAGGCTTGCCAGGATACCTCATTCCCAGTCCTGTGCAAAGGTCTGTGATTGGGGATGTGGTGTGCTCAGCGGGCAGGGCCCCTCCCCTGGGCTGGATCCGCCTCTCTTATCCCCCAGATAAATTACTAGTGTCCTCACTAAATTCCTCggctttctctctccctctctctctctcacacgcTCACTCCCTCCCTCAAACACGGGCAAAGCGGGGTtggggggcgggagggcaggGATCCTCTCTGGACTGGTATCGCGCCTTAgtgctgggggggagggaggaaaatacTGGCACCCCTTCTCTCCTCCGCCGCCTTGAAGTAGATTTGAGGagctgcccttcctccccccccttcccccttcccgcTGGTCCTTTGGCATCTTCCAGACCATGTCCACTGGGTCCCTCAGTGATGTGGAAGATCTGCAGGAGGTGGAGATGCTGGAGTGCGATGGCCTGAAAATGGATACTAACAAAGAGTTTGGGGCGTCCACCGAGAGCAACGAGGAGGGATCCAATGGCGAGAACGGCTCCCCTCAGAAGGGGAGAGAGGCCTCGGGCAAGAGGAAGAAAGCTCCCCCCAAGAAGAGCCCTTTAAATGGAGTGAGCCAGGAGGGAAAGCAGGTCCAGAGAAACGCTGCCAACGCCAGGGAGAGGGCGAGGATGAGGGTCCTTAGCAAAGCCTTCTCCAGGCTTAAGACCACCCtgccctgggtgcccccagACACCAAGCTTTCCAAACTGGACACCTTGAGGTTGGCCTCCAGCTACATCGCTCACCTGAGGCAGATCCTGGCCAATGACAAGTACGAAAACGGCTACATCCACCCCGTCAACCTGGTAAGTCACGGCCCGCCAGGGCCAGGCACCCTGCGTCCGTGTGCATGGGGAGAGGCGGGCGAAGAGCTGGGTCGGGGCATGCACGGGGAGAAACCTTTGCTGTGCTTCTCGCAGAGAGCCTGGTGCCGGTGAGGTGGCAAGGGGTACTGTGCCAGGGGACAGGCTCCCAGCTGCCCGCCCGCCCTGTGCCCCAGCAGCTGAGCGTCCCGGGCCCCACCCGCTGCCCATGGCCATCCCCcccaggggacaggcagggccaCGCTGGCCACAGATAGGCAGGGACAGGCTTTACTGCCCCAGAAACCTCAGCAGGTTGATGGCAGCTTTCTACCTGCAAGCGGGCGGGTACAGGAATTTGGGTAAAGAAAGGTATGTTTTAAGAAGGGCCCAAGCCAAGGACCCAGGATTCATTCTTATCCCTCCTCTCTATCCTAACATTTCCTGCCACAATAATCCCAGCCCTAGATTTTTAACGACAGAGCTCTTGGGGCTCTGCGCTCAGCCGCTCGCATTTGCTGGGTCCAGGACATTTCTCTTGTCCGTGTAAACtggcaaaggagaaataaataccAGTGCGGGCTCCCCAGGGGGAGCGTCTGCCCCAGGCACACTCCACAAAGCCTCCCTGGGCTGCACGgtgtccctcctgctgctcccaccaCCCACAGAAAGTCTTCCCAAGCAGCCCCAGGTCTCCCCGCCATACCCAGCCGCCAGAAACATCCAGCTCTAAAAGTACGTGCAACTGATGGAAACCGGGGGTGGGCAAGGTCTGCCTGGGCTCTTTTTAGACATACAGCCTTTACCTTGCCCACACGTGCGGACCCCGCGGGATAAAGGGATGGCAGAGGGAACCTGGGGACGCTTCACTGGCGTCTGGCTCTGCCTTTTGAGCTCTGGACTCTAGGGGAAAGTACATTACCCGCTGTGCCATCTGATAAGGGCCTGGGAGATATTTTTTTGGCTAAACCCAAAACCCTCAGCACaacaacatgggaaaaaaaagtaaagtaaagcCAAACCAACACCCAGCCCAGCTATACCCCCCGCCCCGCACAGGGGCACACCACAACTTGCCCCCCGAGCCGCGGGAGGCCAGGgagggcggccggggctgctggggccgCCGGGCGGCTCCTGCGcccgggcagcgcggcggcggcgggcccgcggcggggcgtGAGGGGCTCCCGCGGGGAAGAGCCCCCACGCCGGCCACGAGCAAccgcggggggcggcgcggcggggtgCCCGCGGCGGCTGTGCCGGGGGTCGCGGATGTGCCGCAGCCGCCGCGGCTCCCGCCCTCTCCCTCCCGCCCTCCCGGCGCGGATCAGACGGGCTCCGCCGGCCCGAGGACGCCCGGGGGGAGcccgccgcggcgcggcggggaggcgaAGCGGCCTCAGGCGCCGGCCGAGGGCCAGAGGGTCCTCGCCGAAGCCAGCGGCGACGGCCCCGGCCCGAGCCCCGCTGAGCGCTGCCGGAAGCGGGCTCAGGCGGTGGGTGGCGGGCTCGATCCCCCGGGGCGCTCCGGAGGTGGACCCGCTGGCGAAATGAGCGTCGCGATGTGCCTTTTTCCGTGTGTAACCCCCTTCCCACCCGTGTCTTTTCCTGGCTACAGACTTGGCCTTTTATGGTAGCCGGCAAACCCGAAAGTGACCTGAAAGAAGTGGTGAACACAAACCGCTTGTGCGGCCCGACGGCATCCTGAGCCCCGGCGGCCGGGCCAGCAGCCTCCCGGCgcggccggggagcgggcggcggggcgggcagggacaCGCCGCGGCCCCGCCACTGCCCCGGGCCCCGGGCAGAGCGACGGGGAGAGCCGCTCTCCCGGCGCAGAGGAGACCAAATGTGCCCTAGCAAAGACTCCACCCCGAGAGATCCCGACTCTATTTAACTTTATTAAATGCGTGTACAGTCGAGTGTCCTGCAACAACAGCCTTGCTGGTTCAAGCGCTACTAGAGAAAAGACAGAGATCGAACAAAACCTACCACGCGTCTATCTTCTGTCTGAGACCTGTGAAATACGTAGATGCCTAGAAAAACTGACTTTGACAGTCATCTCTATGAAGTAATTCACCCCaaagatatatagatatattttcttcaagCAGGTTTTGCTCTATTTCTGTGAATAAACCTTCCTTTCCACTGAACGCAGAGCGGTGTAGTGTTCGTTTCCGACGCCCGGGCTCGGCGGGGGCAGGCAGGACCGCGTCTCCGCCGGTCTCCGCGCCGGCCTCCGCCAAGCGGCCGCGCTCCCCAGCGCCCTGCGGGCAGCGCGCCGCTCCGCCCCGGCCCACGGGAGGGCTGCTTCCCCGGAGCTACGGATTTGCAGCAAATCCCTGGGGGAGACGGTGGCGGGGCCCGCAGCCCGTCCTCGCCGcgggagcccggcccggccccgccgccccgcaccGCTCGGCGGGGACGGGAGCCGGTACCTATTGATGAAGGACAGTCGGACGGTGCCGGTCCTCGGTGCCGGGAATTTTTAACTTAAACATCTCCCCTCTATCGTTCAGTGCGCCCGGGGGAGACGAGGCCGAGATAAACAGGAGTGCGGGGCGCTCCCCCTGCACCGGCAGCGGCCGCCGGCAGCTGATGCGCCAGATCCCACCGCGCTGTTTAATGTTTCAGGGTTATGACCGCACTGTTTACAAGACGTCTTCGGTTATTTATACTGTTATTATTAGCAGAGGGGCTTTAAATTTCCGCTCCACTTGCTCTTCCAATACCGTCCCTCGGTTCCGTTTGATACCTGGGTACTTTTctggaggaaagcaggagaggggcagcggggggtgcagggcccccccggggccggggaggcATCGCGGCCGCCCCCCGGGCCAAGCCGCCTGTCCCGGCCGGCTTgcagggggcggcggcgggggccggggcgcggccaGAGGCAGCGCGGCGGCCACGGCCCCTGCCGGGAGCTGCCTCCCCCCGGGCACCCTCCGCCGGCGGGTGCTGAGCCGCCCCGGGCAGCCGTGCAGGCTGGGTGGTGGTTCTTCCCATACCCCCCTTCCCCCCGAGATAACTGGGTGAGGTAGCGCGTCCTCCAGGCGACCCAGCTTCAGCAGGCGGGTTCATGCGTGGGCTAGGTTAATTAAAGCGGCTCGCTGTGAGCCGAGGGCTGTGCAAACCTCTCGGCCCTCATTATGGAAAGGGCGAGGGCCTGCTGTACCGTCCTAACGGTTTTGAAGGGGAGGGCtgtttaatttcactttttcacAGCTTTATCTCCATCCTGCACAATTAAAAGCAGACCTCCTCGCCTGCCCTAACCACCCGCAACTGCGCTGCCGTGAGCGGGGCTGCGCCAGTCGATACACGCAGTTACACACACAGGCTTGACTGACTTCACTGCCAAACACATCACCTCGAAGAGCCAGAGCTCTTGCTGAAGAGATGAGCAACTCTGGTAAGCACAGTTGAAAAGGCTGATCTCTTCGCCCCAGGCATCGGGAATTCAGTGGGAACTGCTGTTCTTTTAAAGGGAGACAGAACAGAGCCCCCCAACCTTAGGCTAAGTGCAAATGACTGATACAGCAAACGCACAAATACCGTTTTAACCACTGAATTTACCCATTGAATTGAAATTAACCGTCAGATTTAACCACTCAAAATCTCGACTTAAATCCATACTAATGCAGCTCAAGACTCACAGCAAGGCGCTGTTTTCCTtctagaaagcagaaatttatAGGCATCTGAGATGTGCATAAAATTAAGAGTTAAATTGTGAATATTCTCACACAGGCTTCTTTGCCACCCTGCTTTGCAATGCTTACTGATTGCACTCAGCATCCTTCCCACCCTTTTGAGCTAGTCATGTTCACTCTTCGTTTGGCCCCTGAAACACAgcatggagaaagagaagggagaaatgcAATAGTCCCCTGTGTAATGCGAGGAACACAGCCGTAACCAGGTGCCAAAAGCTGCAATGTAAGCAGAACGGTAAGAGAAGGCTGTAGACACCATTATTTCTCGTGCTGCTATTCACTTTGTCTAGCAGTCTAGATTGCAAGCCTCTTGGGGACTAAACTATTCCTCAAGCATCCTCCACCTTCTTCAGTCCTTGCCTCTGAGCAACAGTTcagcaacaaacaaaaaggcaaaaagcaacaAGCAATAAAATGCTACCAGCAGTACACAGAAAGGTAAATAACGGCTTTACTCTGACTGTAAAACAGTTCGTGGCTTTATCTCCATTTTGAAGACAATGAACGTATTTTCCAGAGGCATTACGTGGCTGGGAACCCTTGGTCTACTGACTTCTTGTGTCAGGGCACAGCCCTGACAGTATTGGCAGTTGGCTTCAACAGCCCAGGTCTCTTAGATGAATTAAGAGTCCTGCCATGTGTCTCAGGAGAACAATGAGTGAAATCATTCTTCCCCTTTGCTGAGTGCaattttacagagaaatatttgcaaatagaAAATGTATGTTTAGTCTGATTGAAGCAATTGATGACTTTGAAAGGAGCTCGCGAATGTgctaagggaaaaaagggaactGGTTTAAATATTGATGTCAGTgatcttaaagaaaatactttgtttgctttcttgcttttctgtacaaagtgatgcattttaatatttaccGAAATATTAGTCTCCATGTGGAAACAAAGCTGACTTGATTTATCTTTCTGTATCTACATGGATGTAGATGTAGCTGCATGAGTGTCTGTATACATTCCCTCCTAATAATGTTTGAACTCATTGCCTGATTTCAACTGAATTTGACAGAGGTCTCAAAGATAACTAAAttgctacaattttttttttaaaacaggcagCTGagtagagaaaagaaaaaagttttaaattctgCAACTAAATGAAAGGTTTCAACATGAGCTCGGCCCTTATCAGATACCAGAGCATACAGAGCAGCATGCCAGCTGTAGATGAAGCTTCAAACGCTGCTTCAATCACAGCATACAAGTTCATAGAAAACCTGCTTATGGACCGATGTGTTTTAAGATAAGAACTCTCTAAAAATAGTTTAGTCCCATCTGATtttaataatattcttttttttttttttggaaggaaacCCAGTTCTAAGCAACTACTTCACGgccatttttcagttcagctaGAGACTAGAAAAATCCTTTATTCGCAGAGCTGCACTCAGTGCTCGGGCCTCTGGGTTTGGTGCTCATGTTGTACTGCTTAGCAGCAGTTTTCACAGTCCATAAGGTCTTTAGGAGCAAGCATTTTTCCATCCCTTACAGAAAATACGGTTTAGGCTTATCTTATCCTCTCGCTGGGACGGAAATCTGCCAGCCTGAAACATAGCAAGAAAGCCACTTTGCAGACACCTGCACAATGCCTTGCTGCCCTGGGCACTAACTGGGGCAGCGAGGCCACGGCGATGGTCGTGCCCCCGAGCTGCAAGGTGCACAAGGAGAACTTACGCTAGAtagcttctttttaaagtgcCTCCAAGGTCGAAATTCCCAGCTCACCTCGGAAATTAAAGACTTAGAAAATCTGTGTGGTTTCTTCTGTAGGGAAGCTGGTTTGAATCCCGGATATAAGACAGGATCACAAGCACAGGTTGGTTTGAAGCATTTGTATTGGTAACCCCACTGTCGTGTCTGCCTGGAAAAACATGCTTCCCTGTAAATGGATCgcatatatttttcaaaaggcaaTCTTTCCCAACAACCGTTGTCATTGCCATTCGTTATTatttgtcacaaaaaaaaatatgcagaagacATTAGCTAATTGCAGGTAATAAGCTGtctaaaagagaacaaaactcGCATGTATCTGGTGTGGAGGGTATAATCTGAAAAAAGTGCAGGGTATTTCTAATTTCTGTCTCGATATCTGAATGTAGATTATCACACATAATCTCCCAAAAGGGAcaagttttcaaaagaattttcaATGACattgaaattaaattcagttttgatGAAATTGAAATTTGTGGCAGCAAACAACAGAGCATTCTGTAATTTCCATGTATATACACACCTAAAAATGCCTCCATACAGAATTTCTCCCAACAGCCAGAGATTCAAATTGTCCCTATTCATTGCCGGCCGTGTAGCACTGACTATTCCCGTATTAAGGCTGTGCTGCCAAATGCAGGCCCACAGGGTAAATACAACTCTGTGCTCACCATTCGGCCACAGATTGCTTCATGCTCTTCAGCCCAGCGTGCTTTATGGATGGGAAGTGGCACAACCAGTaataatggctttttttgtctCTAGTGCTGCAAAGCTACTGGCGTGTTACAGCTTGGTGACTTTCTGCAACCCTGAGAAGATGTCATAGGTCTGACCTAAAACTTATGCTCTGGGAGGGACgggaaaaaaacatgttggGATAAAACCATGATGGGAAAAAACCTTTGTGAGGACCGCTGCTGGCAGACTCCAAACGCAGCAAAGTTCTGCAAGTCACtggtttttcttcagttcactTCAGACACTGGTGTATCTGAGCTAGCTGTATAAAAACGACTTTGAGTAGGCCTAGGCATGCAGTCATCGCATTTCATAAATGCAGCGTGGACATACCCTAGGGTCACAACAGTCCTGAGATGATGCATTTTCTTGCCTTAGGGTTTAGCCCTTAAACTGAAACTTGTAAACagctgaaatgtgttttcaagCCGATGCGCATGCGTGCACACAGCTGCACCATCCTTGCATGGGGAGCGGAGAAATCCAAACCtccttgcaaggaaaaaaaagatcaaaacaaaagcagcagaataaaaGCCAACGCAAATCCCTCCTTCACTTTAAATTCTAAGAGGTCATTTTCCTTAAGCAAggagaaaaaccccaacccttaTTTATATCTCGGGCTGCTATGTAAACCGTGAGACCATATCCAACTGTAAATATGGATTATCTACACACTCGAGTTTTCTCTCAGTTGTTTACATGCTGTTTAAGAAACAGGGATCAGAAACActagggaaaaaagggaagggtaCAGCTACACAGCCAGGAGACaagagagaagggggaaaaaggcat comes from Ciconia boyciana chromosome 3, ASM3463844v1, whole genome shotgun sequence and encodes:
- the TCF21 gene encoding transcription factor 21 codes for the protein MSTGSLSDVEDLQEVEMLECDGLKMDTNKEFGASTESNEEGSNGENGSPQKGREASGKRKKAPPKKSPLNGVSQEGKQVQRNAANARERARMRVLSKAFSRLKTTLPWVPPDTKLSKLDTLRLASSYIAHLRQILANDKYENGYIHPVNLTWPFMVAGKPESDLKEVVNTNRLCGPTAS